The genome window GAAATTTTAAATGGGAATTCTATGATTTCATCAATTATAAATAGTGATGTAGATGTTGATAGAATGGATTATCTAGTCAGAGATTCAAGGCACACTGGAGTACAATTAGGCAATATTGATTTATATAGACTTCTGGATACTATTTTTTACGGAAATAATAACGAAATTATTGTTCAAGATAAAGGTATATACAGTTTAGAAAATTTTTTCATATCCAGACTTCACATGTATCAAGCTGTATATTATCATAAGACGATAATAGGTTATGAGTTAATGCTAAGAGAAATTTTTAGAACTATTTATGATTGCTGCGATTCGTCAATTTTAAGCGTTAGGAATTTAAGAGATCTTATATACGACTCCTCAATATCGTATTGGGATGATGAATGGGTCTTCATGATTCTTTATACATATCTATATTCCTCTAACTCTCCCCTTTATTTAAAAGAGAAAATAAGGAATTTCTTGAATAGAAGAGGTCCCAAGGTGGTTTATGAAGAGGTTTCCTATAATAATGAGACGAAAGGAGGAGATATTGAAATTAAAGAGTTGGTTGAGAGATTGGAGAGAAATCAAATACCTAGAATTTCAATATATCCAATTGAAGAGAAAATAAAAATACTCAGTAAAGATAAAATAAATATAATTTCGAAGAATAATGAGATGAATATAATCAAGTATAAATCCACTTTAATTAATCACATACCAGAGACTTTAACTATTAGAAGAATTTATGTAGATTACGAATACGCCAAGAGAGCTAGAGATGTGGTTTCATGATAAAGTTAGTTTTAATGGATTTAGATGGAACGTTAACCGAAGATAGAAATTCTACGAGAATTGACCTACATGCGATTTATGCAATAAGGCTCTTGCAGAAAAAAGGTATTAAAGTAGGTTTAGTTAGCGGAAATTCTTATCCAATCCTTAGAGGGCTTTACACATATCTTTATTTGGATGGAGGATTAGTTGCAGAAAACGGATGTATAGTATTTTACAAGGAAAAATATAGGTTATGTAAACAAATGGAAAAGAGTTTAGTGATTGAATTTAAATCTCTCTTTAAGTTAAGGGATACATGGCAAAACGAGTATAGAGAATGTGATTATGGTTTCGTTCCCGCAAAATTAACTGATGAGATGATAAATTGGGCTAAAGAAAAGAATCTGTATATTAAAAGTAGTGGATACGCGGTTCACATTGCATATAATCCAGCTGGGAAAAGTGTAGGAGTGGAAAAGTTACTTCAATTACAAAGTTTAAAGAAAGAAGACGTAGCAGCTATCGGGGATTCGTCAACTGATGTAGAATTGTTTCAGCAAGTAGGATTTAAAGTAGCAGTGGGAAATGCAGATGATGAACTGAAAAATATGGCTGATTATATAACAAGAAATAAAAGCGGAAAGGGCGTAAGGGAATTTGTGGAAAAATTACTAAAAGGGGAACTTAATGGCATCAAATGACTTACGAGAGATCATATATAAATACGCTCTCCAGAACGCAGTAAAGCATAATGGTAAAGCTGAGACTGGCCCGGTGATGAGTAAGATAATAGCGGAGAGACCAGAATTAAGATCGAATGCAAAAGAGATTGTAAAGATTGTCAAGGAGATTATAGATCAAGTTAATTCATTAACATTAGAACAACAAATAGCTGAAATTGAAACAAAGTATCCGGAGTTGTTAGAAGAGAAGAGGCATGAAGAAAAAAAGAAAACACTACCACCCCTTCCTAATGTTAAAGGACAAGTAGTAACTAGATTTGCACCTAATCCAGATGGTCCTCTTCATTTAGGAAATGCCAGAGCTGCTATCCTATCTTATGAATACGCCAAAATGTACAACGGTAAATTCATACTGAGGTTTGACGATACAGATCCTAAGGTTAAAAGGCCAATTCTAGACGCATATGATTGGATTAAGGAGGATCTGAAATGGTTAGGTATTAGATGGGAACAAGAGCTTTACGCTTCAGAAAGGCTCGATATATATTACAAGTATGCCCATTATTTGATAGAAAAAGGATATGCTTATGTTGATACATGTGATAGCAGTACTTTCAAGAAGTTTAGGGATAGTAGAGGTAATATGAGAGAGCCAGAATGTTTACATAGAAGCTCTTCAGTAGAGGAGAATCTAGAACTTTTTGAAAAAATGCTAGGAGGGACATTTAAAGAAGGAAAAGCTGTAGTTAGGTTAAAGACTAATTTAATGGACCCAGATCCCTCTCAAATAGACTGGGTAATGCTTAGAATAATCGATACTGATAGAAATCCTCATCCACGAGTAGGGAGTAAATATTGTGTATGGCCTACCTATAATTTCGCTTCTGCAATAGATGATCATGAACTTGGTGTTACACATGTATTGAGAGCTAAAGAACATATGTCAAATACAGAAAAACAAAAGTACATTTCCGAATATATGGGATGGGAATTTCCAGAAGTCTTACAGTTTGGAAGACTAAAACTTGAGGGATTTATGATGAGTAAGTCTAAAATAAGGGGAATGTTAGAGAAAGGTACCAATAGGGATGACCCTAGATTACCAACTTTAGCTGGACTTAGAAGAAGGGGAATCTTACCAGATACTATTAAAGACGTAATAATTGATGTCGGAGTAAAGGTAACTGATGCTACTATAAGTTTTGAGAATATAGCAGCAATTAATAGGAAAAAACTAGATCCTATAGCAAA of Sulfolobus sp. E5-1-F contains these proteins:
- a CDS encoding HD domain-containing protein; translation: MKKVYDEIYGYIKLDDREAKIIDMPELQRLRRIKQTSLAYLVYPGATHTRFSHTLGTFYLTTILGEKFKQSGVITDEESTYLKYSALLHDVGQFPFSHSLEPLYLEKGLSNKDLRYMIISKSPNLRDFFDKESIDYNKIIEILNGNSMISSIINSDVDVDRMDYLVRDSRHTGVQLGNIDLYRLLDTIFYGNNNEIIVQDKGIYSLENFFISRLHMYQAVYYHKTIIGYELMLREIFRTIYDCCDSSILSVRNLRDLIYDSSISYWDDEWVFMILYTYLYSSNSPLYLKEKIRNFLNRRGPKVVYEEVSYNNETKGGDIEIKELVERLERNQIPRISIYPIEEKIKILSKDKINIISKNNEMNIIKYKSTLINHIPETLTIRRIYVDYEYAKRARDVVS
- a CDS encoding phosphoglycolate phosphatase, with protein sequence MIKLVLMDLDGTLTEDRNSTRIDLHAIYAIRLLQKKGIKVGLVSGNSYPILRGLYTYLYLDGGLVAENGCIVFYKEKYRLCKQMEKSLVIEFKSLFKLRDTWQNEYRECDYGFVPAKLTDEMINWAKEKNLYIKSSGYAVHIAYNPAGKSVGVEKLLQLQSLKKEDVAAIGDSSTDVELFQQVGFKVAVGNADDELKNMADYITRNKSGKGVREFVEKLLKGELNGIK
- a CDS encoding glutamate--tRNA ligase produces the protein MASNDLREIIYKYALQNAVKHNGKAETGPVMSKIIAERPELRSNAKEIVKIVKEIIDQVNSLTLEQQIAEIETKYPELLEEKRHEEKKKTLPPLPNVKGQVVTRFAPNPDGPLHLGNARAAILSYEYAKMYNGKFILRFDDTDPKVKRPILDAYDWIKEDLKWLGIRWEQELYASERLDIYYKYAHYLIEKGYAYVDTCDSSTFKKFRDSRGNMREPECLHRSSSVEENLELFEKMLGGTFKEGKAVVRLKTNLMDPDPSQIDWVMLRIIDTDRNPHPRVGSKYCVWPTYNFASAIDDHELGVTHVLRAKEHMSNTEKQKYISEYMGWEFPEVLQFGRLKLEGFMMSKSKIRGMLEKGTNRDDPRLPTLAGLRRRGILPDTIKDVIIDVGVKVTDATISFENIAAINRKKLDPIAKRILFVKDAEEFTIELPQTMKAKIPLIPSKQEEGDRTIIVTSGDKILIESIDAEDDSILRLMELCNVKVDKRNRKLVFHSKTLDEAKKVNARVVQWVKADEKVPVIVEKAEKDDIKIINGYAERIAKDLVIDEIVQFYRFGFVRVDKKDGNKVSVVFSHD